The Halobacterium sp. CBA1132 genome has a segment encoding these proteins:
- a CDS encoding universal stress protein, whose translation MEDALVVVDDRESTAGVLREAAAYATGADAELVLYVPLSEAEFEESLAALDEIGRVENKDYSDADALSVAQQYAEDVTEEALEGFDVDYSVVTDVTEEVEAPRIIEIADERGCDHVFTVGRQRSPTGKAVFGDTTQRLVLNFPGFVTVQMD comes from the coding sequence ATGGAAGACGCACTCGTAGTCGTCGACGATAGGGAGAGTACAGCCGGCGTGCTCCGCGAGGCCGCCGCGTACGCGACTGGCGCGGACGCAGAGCTCGTGCTCTACGTGCCGCTGAGCGAGGCGGAGTTCGAGGAGTCGCTGGCCGCGCTCGACGAGATCGGCCGCGTGGAGAACAAGGACTACAGCGACGCGGACGCGCTGAGCGTCGCCCAGCAGTACGCCGAGGACGTCACCGAGGAGGCGCTGGAGGGCTTCGATGTCGACTACTCGGTGGTCACCGACGTCACCGAGGAAGTCGAGGCGCCGCGCATCATCGAAATCGCCGACGAACGTGGCTGCGACCACGTCTTCACGGTGGGTCGCCAGCGCTCCCCCACGGGGAAGGCGGTGTTCGGCGACACGACCCAGCGGCTCGTCCTCAACTTCCCGGGGTTCGTCACCGTCCAGATGGACTGA
- a CDS encoding aldehyde dehydrogenase family protein — MTETNQNYVDGEWVSSETGETFDVENPANPSETVASYQQSSTADATEAVDAAVAAEDEWASTPGPERGRILRQAGSILADRKDELTEMLVEEEGKARPEAAGEVQRAIDIFHYFAGKASDLGGTMKASSSPDTTLYTRKEPVGVAALVTPWNYPIAIPAWKLAPALAAGNTVVLKPASAAPGVVLAIAEALDEAGLPDGVLNVVTGPGSSVGSEFIENEGTDAVSFTGSSQVGEMVYDQATDQGKRVQTEMGGKNPTLVADSADPEEAAEIVANGGFGTTGQSCTACSRAIVHEDVYDEFVDALVDEAESIDIGPGLEAEMGPQVSQSELDSTLEYIDIARDEGATLAAGGDTPDGLGDGYFVEPTVFTDVDNDMRIAQEEVFGPVVAVIKVSDFEEGLEAANDVEYGLSASVVTDDHTEANRFVDEAEAGVVKVNEKTTGLELHVPFGGFKRSSSETWREQGDEGLEFYTIEKTVYDNY; from the coding sequence GTGACCGAGACCAACCAGAACTACGTCGACGGGGAGTGGGTCTCCTCGGAGACGGGCGAGACGTTCGACGTCGAGAATCCGGCAAATCCCAGCGAAACGGTCGCGAGCTACCAGCAGTCCAGTACGGCCGACGCCACCGAGGCCGTCGACGCGGCCGTCGCTGCCGAGGACGAGTGGGCGAGCACACCCGGTCCGGAGCGCGGACGCATCCTCCGACAGGCCGGCAGCATCCTCGCCGACCGCAAGGACGAACTCACGGAGATGCTCGTCGAAGAGGAAGGAAAGGCTCGCCCCGAAGCAGCGGGCGAGGTACAGCGAGCCATCGACATCTTCCACTACTTCGCGGGGAAGGCGTCCGACCTCGGCGGCACGATGAAAGCCTCCAGCAGCCCCGACACCACACTCTACACGCGCAAGGAGCCGGTCGGTGTCGCAGCACTCGTCACGCCGTGGAACTACCCGATTGCGATTCCGGCGTGGAAACTCGCACCCGCGCTCGCCGCGGGCAATACGGTCGTCCTCAAGCCCGCCAGCGCCGCGCCCGGTGTCGTTCTCGCTATCGCCGAGGCGCTCGACGAAGCCGGCCTCCCGGACGGCGTGCTGAACGTCGTCACCGGCCCCGGCAGCAGCGTCGGCAGCGAGTTCATCGAGAACGAGGGCACCGACGCCGTCTCGTTCACCGGCAGTAGTCAGGTGGGGGAGATGGTGTACGACCAAGCGACCGACCAAGGCAAGCGCGTCCAGACGGAGATGGGCGGGAAGAACCCCACGCTCGTCGCGGACTCGGCGGACCCCGAAGAAGCCGCTGAAATCGTTGCGAACGGCGGATTCGGCACTACCGGACAGTCGTGTACGGCGTGCTCCCGAGCAATCGTCCACGAGGACGTCTACGACGAGTTCGTCGACGCGCTCGTCGACGAGGCCGAATCCATCGACATCGGGCCGGGTCTCGAAGCCGAAATGGGGCCGCAGGTCAGCCAGAGCGAACTGGACTCCACGCTCGAATACATCGACATCGCCCGGGACGAGGGAGCGACCCTAGCGGCTGGCGGTGATACGCCCGACGGCCTCGGTGACGGCTACTTCGTCGAACCGACCGTGTTCACGGACGTCGACAACGACATGCGCATCGCTCAGGAAGAGGTCTTCGGCCCGGTTGTCGCCGTCATCAAAGTCAGCGACTTCGAGGAAGGTCTCGAAGCCGCCAACGATGTCGAATACGGCCTCTCTGCGAGCGTCGTGACTGACGACCACACGGAAGCGAATCGGTTCGTCGACGAGGCCGAAGCCGGCGTCGTCAAAGTCAACGAGAAGACGACTGGCCTGGAACTCCACGTGCCCTTCGGCGGCTTCAAGCGCTCGTCCTCGGAGACGTGGCGCGAACAGGGCGACGAAGGCCTCGAATTCTACACCATCGAGAAAACCGTCTACGACAACTACTGA
- the gfo6 gene encoding D-xylose 1-dehydrogenase Gfo6, with product MSAPDYLRSVRNRDWEHLESGTLRVAMVSLGWWTREQAMPAVDDSAFCETTVVVSSSHEKAEEVAEETPTVEAALTYEEFEAGEATDEYDAVYVCTPNALHLPYAEAAADHGKAVLCEKPIEATRERAEALVDATEDVPLMVAYRMQTDPQVRRMRELVAEGAIGDPVAVHGSMTQQMLDVVTSDTDQWRLDPDLVGYGATVMDLGIYPINTARFVLDADPVSVTAQMHSEDEAFRDVSDQHAAFTLQFDDGTYAACTASQHAARSGHLRVVGTDGELRLEPTFLGESPQTLTLRVDGKEMEIDDGRRDVFGDEMTEEFDYFADRVLREEPIHPDGDHALVDMQALEAVYEAAETGTTVSL from the coding sequence ATGTCCGCACCCGACTACCTGCGAAGCGTCCGCAATCGCGACTGGGAGCACCTCGAATCCGGGACGCTGCGCGTCGCGATGGTGAGCCTCGGCTGGTGGACTCGCGAGCAAGCGATGCCGGCCGTCGACGATTCGGCGTTCTGCGAGACCACCGTCGTCGTCAGCAGCAGCCACGAGAAAGCCGAGGAGGTCGCCGAGGAGACGCCGACCGTCGAGGCCGCACTCACCTACGAGGAGTTCGAGGCCGGCGAGGCCACAGACGAGTACGACGCGGTCTACGTCTGCACGCCGAACGCGCTCCACCTGCCGTACGCGGAAGCCGCCGCCGACCACGGGAAGGCGGTCCTCTGCGAGAAGCCAATCGAGGCGACCCGCGAGCGCGCCGAGGCGCTCGTCGACGCCACCGAGGATGTCCCGCTGATGGTCGCCTACCGGATGCAGACCGACCCACAGGTCCGCCGGATGCGCGAACTCGTCGCCGAGGGCGCCATCGGTGACCCCGTGGCCGTCCACGGGAGCATGACCCAGCAGATGCTGGACGTCGTCACCAGCGACACCGACCAGTGGCGCCTCGACCCCGACCTCGTCGGGTACGGCGCGACCGTGATGGACCTCGGCATCTATCCCATCAACACCGCGCGGTTCGTCCTCGACGCCGACCCCGTGAGCGTCACCGCGCAGATGCACTCCGAGGACGAGGCGTTCCGCGACGTCTCCGACCAGCACGCCGCGTTCACGCTGCAGTTCGACGACGGCACGTACGCCGCGTGTACGGCCAGCCAGCACGCCGCGCGCTCGGGCCACCTGCGCGTCGTCGGCACCGACGGCGAACTCCGCCTCGAACCGACGTTCCTCGGGGAGTCACCGCAGACGCTGACGCTCCGCGTCGACGGCAAGGAGATGGAGATAGACGACGGCCGCCGGGACGTGTTCGGTGACGAGATGACCGAGGAGTTCGACTACTTCGCCGACCGCGTGCTCCGCGAGGAACCGATTCACCCGGACGGCGACCACGCGCTCGTCGACATGCAGGCGCTCGAAGCCGTCTACGAAGCCGCAGAAACCGGCACCACAGTCTCGCTGTAG
- a CDS encoding ABC transporter ATP-binding protein produces MATENSLSDPTTDESVDDPIIEVEDTNVTFNDGHTYVLDDANVSIDRHEVLGIVGESGSGKSMFASALMDAIPDPGVLSGKIHYHPEDGETVDILELSDEELRQFRWEEVSMVFQGAMSSFNPTMKIGAHFEETLKAHDKSVSEGLEFARELLENLYLEPDRVLGAYPHELSGGMQQRALIALSMVLDPEVLVMDEPTAALDLLMQRSILSLLENLQEEYDLSIVFITHDLPLVASLADRMAIIYAFQFAEIGPRDDIIQNSGHPYTRKLLNATPNLDAPLSEMQPIEGEGPAPVNVPDGCRFHPRCPLATSECRTDDPPLVSHDGNEHRSACHHWEEAREEIPLNFGEDSPDVGGIEATSDTGESRATGEDALLSLDDVEVHFEEEQGVVEQFLGDSRTVRAVDGVSLDIEEQDLVCLLGESGCGKTTLGKTMIGLQEPTGGSIEFRGQDIWEAKRGNGDISHEEIRQALQIIHQDPGSALNPNQRVVNILSEALRHTHPNSDRSERRARMVSLLERVGMSPADDFLDRYPHQLSGGEKQRVALARALLMNPEAILADEAISAVDVSLRIEIMDLMLELQEEFETSFLFISHDLSNARYFAEHGDGRIAVMYLGEIVEIASAERLIHDPRHPYTEVLRWATPNLDLDAMDESEPPLREVDVPDPVDPPSGCRFHTRCPVAREACREEKPSLRDVDDGDGKAACFREDPDHAYWDSEPLEGAEEDPDAVKQ; encoded by the coding sequence ATGGCTACTGAGAACTCACTTAGCGACCCGACGACCGACGAGAGCGTCGACGACCCGATTATCGAAGTCGAAGACACGAACGTCACGTTCAACGACGGGCACACGTACGTGCTCGACGACGCGAACGTCAGCATCGACCGCCACGAGGTGTTGGGCATCGTCGGTGAGAGCGGCAGCGGCAAGTCGATGTTCGCGTCCGCGCTCATGGACGCCATCCCCGACCCCGGCGTGCTCAGCGGGAAGATTCACTACCACCCCGAGGACGGGGAGACTGTCGACATCCTCGAGTTGAGCGACGAGGAACTCCGACAGTTCCGCTGGGAGGAGGTGTCGATGGTGTTCCAGGGCGCGATGTCGTCGTTCAACCCGACGATGAAGATTGGCGCGCACTTCGAGGAGACGCTGAAGGCCCACGACAAGAGCGTCTCGGAGGGACTGGAGTTCGCTCGCGAACTGCTGGAGAACCTCTACCTCGAACCCGACCGCGTGCTCGGCGCGTACCCCCACGAACTCTCCGGGGGGATGCAGCAGCGCGCACTCATCGCGTTGAGCATGGTGCTCGACCCCGAGGTGTTGGTGATGGACGAGCCGACCGCTGCGCTGGACTTGCTGATGCAGCGGTCGATTCTCTCGCTGCTGGAGAACCTCCAGGAGGAGTACGACCTGTCTATCGTCTTCATCACCCACGACCTGCCGCTGGTCGCGTCGCTGGCCGACCGCATGGCCATCATCTACGCGTTCCAGTTCGCGGAAATCGGCCCGCGAGACGACATCATCCAGAACTCCGGGCACCCGTACACGCGGAAGTTGTTGAACGCGACGCCGAACCTCGACGCGCCGCTGTCCGAGATGCAGCCCATCGAGGGCGAGGGACCGGCACCGGTGAACGTGCCCGACGGGTGTCGATTCCACCCCCGGTGTCCGCTCGCGACCTCCGAGTGTCGCACCGACGACCCGCCGCTGGTCTCCCACGACGGGAACGAGCACCGGTCGGCGTGCCACCACTGGGAGGAGGCCCGCGAGGAAATTCCGCTGAACTTCGGGGAAGACAGCCCCGACGTCGGGGGAATCGAAGCCACGAGCGACACCGGAGAGAGTCGCGCGACCGGTGAGGACGCGCTCCTGTCGCTGGACGACGTGGAAGTCCACTTCGAGGAGGAACAGGGAGTCGTCGAGCAGTTCCTCGGTGACTCCCGGACCGTGCGCGCCGTCGACGGCGTCTCGCTGGACATCGAGGAACAGGACCTCGTCTGCCTGCTCGGCGAGAGCGGCTGTGGGAAGACGACGCTCGGGAAGACGATGATCGGCCTGCAGGAGCCGACCGGCGGCTCCATCGAGTTCCGCGGGCAGGACATCTGGGAGGCCAAGCGCGGGAACGGCGACATCTCCCACGAGGAGATTCGGCAGGCCCTCCAGATCATCCACCAAGACCCGGGCAGCGCGCTCAACCCGAACCAGCGCGTCGTCAACATCCTCTCGGAGGCGCTTCGCCACACGCACCCGAACAGCGACCGCAGTGAGCGCCGCGCTCGGATGGTCTCCCTGCTGGAGCGCGTGGGAATGTCCCCGGCCGACGACTTCCTCGACCGGTACCCCCACCAGCTCTCGGGCGGCGAGAAGCAGCGCGTCGCGCTGGCGCGAGCGCTGCTGATGAACCCGGAGGCGATTCTCGCCGACGAGGCCATCAGCGCGGTCGACGTCTCGCTGCGCATCGAGATTATGGACCTGATGCTCGAACTGCAGGAGGAGTTCGAGACGTCGTTCCTGTTCATCTCCCACGACCTCTCGAACGCGCGGTACTTCGCCGAGCACGGCGACGGCCGCATCGCGGTGATGTACCTCGGGGAGATCGTCGAAATCGCGTCGGCGGAGCGGCTCATCCACGACCCCCGCCACCCCTACACGGAGGTGTTGCGGTGGGCGACCCCGAACCTCGACCTCGACGCGATGGACGAGTCCGAGCCGCCGCTGCGCGAAGTCGACGTGCCCGACCCGGTGGACCCGCCATCGGGGTGCCGGTTCCACACGCGCTGTCCGGTCGCCCGCGAGGCGTGCCGCGAGGAGAAGCCGAGCCTGCGTGACGTCGACGACGGCGACGGCAAGGCGGCGTGCTTCCGCGAGGACCCGGACCACGCGTACTGGGACAGCGAACCGCTCGAAGGCGCCGAGGAGGACCCGGACGCCGTGAAGCAGTAG
- a CDS encoding ABC transporter permease, whose product MPTDADASEEFDWRADESTEEVDFRDRLSEFYERSVREPALVAWSDTRTRVGAAILSVYVLMALVDVFGLWRDAVPNQSTQRLLVPFQSLKYPLGTTPSGIDLLALIIDSTPFILLMVLAGGVWATSLAVVVGTVSGYKGGRVDAVITAISDFFMAIPGLPLVIVLAITLSPENPLLLGVILTINYWAGLGRSIRSQVLSIRENSYVEASRTMGTSTFRIIRKDILPNIMPYVLVNFVKAARYTIFASVGLYFIGVLPYSGQNWGVTLNNAYSRGGLFTMDAVHWLLVPITAIVGLAFGLLLLSQGMDRIFNPRVRTRFSGESESVEEETDSSTGLM is encoded by the coding sequence ATGCCTACTGACGCCGACGCGTCCGAGGAGTTCGACTGGCGAGCCGACGAGTCGACCGAGGAAGTCGATTTCCGCGACCGCCTCTCGGAGTTCTACGAGCGCTCGGTCCGAGAGCCCGCCCTCGTCGCGTGGTCGGACACGCGGACGCGCGTCGGGGCCGCCATCCTGAGCGTCTACGTCCTCATGGCGCTCGTGGACGTGTTCGGGCTCTGGCGGGACGCCGTCCCGAACCAGTCCACGCAGCGGCTCCTCGTGCCGTTCCAGTCGCTGAAGTACCCGCTCGGAACGACGCCGTCGGGTATCGACCTGCTGGCGCTCATCATCGACTCGACGCCGTTCATCTTGCTGATGGTGCTTGCCGGCGGCGTCTGGGCGACCAGCCTCGCTGTGGTCGTCGGCACCGTCTCGGGGTACAAGGGCGGGCGTGTCGACGCCGTCATCACGGCTATCTCGGACTTCTTCATGGCGATTCCGGGACTCCCGCTCGTCATCGTGCTCGCCATCACGCTCAGTCCGGAGAATCCGCTGTTGCTCGGCGTGATTCTCACTATCAACTACTGGGCCGGCCTCGGCCGCTCCATCCGTTCGCAGGTGCTGTCGATTCGCGAGAACAGCTACGTCGAAGCGTCGCGCACGATGGGGACGAGCACGTTCCGAATCATCCGCAAGGACATCCTCCCGAACATCATGCCGTACGTGCTGGTGAACTTCGTGAAGGCGGCCCGCTACACCATCTTCGCGTCAGTCGGGCTGTACTTCATCGGCGTGCTCCCCTACAGCGGCCAGAACTGGGGCGTCACACTGAACAACGCGTACAGTCGCGGTGGCCTGTTCACGATGGACGCCGTTCACTGGCTACTCGTCCCGATTACCGCCATCGTCGGACTGGCGTTCGGCCTCCTCCTGTTGAGTCAGGGCATGGACCGCATCTTCAACCCCCGGGTGCGGACCCGCTTCTCGGGGGAGTCCGAGTCAGTCGAAGAAGAAACCGACTCCTCGACGGGGTTGATGTAA
- a CDS encoding ABC transporter permease, translating into MNYYLRRTLRIPATILAVATLTFGLIRLLPGGPFTQLRIQLLQRGIPAEQVNERIQILQNIRPDAPLWQQYLDYMVGVVQLDLGRSISLGEPVASVVARALPWTIFLVVTSTVLMFVIGVLIGAVQAYWEGSRFDKITSGASIFLMSVPYYIFAVVGLFFLSFHLNWFPTGDAAARSIQPGFSLAYIQSVLYHAILPIAAFTIGGIGSTALNMRGNSIQVLGEEFVEVARLRGLSDNRIATSYVAKNAILPMYTGLLLQIGFRLGGTVVLEQIFSYPGLGYYLIAAVNANDYPLMMGCFLVITVTLVVAVFIADLTYGFIDPRISAGDSDAY; encoded by the coding sequence ATGAATTACTACCTCAGACGGACGCTCAGGATTCCCGCAACCATCCTCGCAGTGGCGACGCTCACGTTCGGGTTGATTCGCTTGCTCCCGGGCGGTCCGTTCACGCAGCTACGGATTCAGCTCCTCCAGCGGGGGATTCCGGCCGAACAGGTCAACGAGCGCATTCAAATTCTCCAGAACATCAGACCGGACGCACCGCTATGGCAGCAGTACCTCGACTACATGGTCGGCGTCGTCCAACTCGACCTCGGTCGGTCAATATCGCTGGGCGAACCGGTCGCGTCGGTAGTCGCACGGGCGCTCCCGTGGACTATCTTCCTCGTCGTGACGTCGACGGTGCTGATGTTCGTTATCGGCGTACTCATCGGCGCCGTGCAGGCGTACTGGGAGGGATCGCGGTTCGACAAGATCACGTCCGGCGCGTCCATCTTCCTGATGTCGGTCCCGTACTACATCTTCGCCGTGGTCGGCCTGTTCTTCCTGTCGTTCCACCTCAACTGGTTCCCGACGGGGGACGCGGCCGCACGCAGCATCCAACCCGGATTCTCGCTGGCGTACATCCAGAGCGTCCTCTACCACGCGATACTCCCGATAGCGGCGTTCACCATCGGCGGTATCGGGTCGACGGCGCTCAACATGCGCGGGAACAGCATCCAGGTGCTCGGCGAGGAGTTCGTCGAGGTGGCCCGGCTCCGTGGCCTCTCGGACAATCGCATCGCGACTAGCTACGTCGCGAAGAACGCGATTCTCCCGATGTACACGGGCCTGCTGTTGCAGATCGGGTTCCGGCTCGGCGGCACCGTCGTCCTCGAACAAATCTTCTCGTACCCCGGCCTCGGCTACTACCTGATTGCGGCGGTCAACGCCAACGACTACCCCCTGATGATGGGGTGTTTCCTCGTGATTACAGTAACACTCGTCGTCGCCGTCTTCATCGCGGACCTGACGTACGGATTCATCGACCCACGCATCAGCGCAGGTGATTCCGATGCCTACTGA
- a CDS encoding ABC transporter substrate-binding protein translates to MSADDGSDRYDHTVSRRKILSVAGASGLAALAGCSSGGDSGSSDPTDSGNSDGSGTTESGDTVYDATYTNAYTGNPNDLHFNTSAIQNYRWPAGRSVFAPFLKYSFTSNEFVLGALSDLTIDDQEVTLTFREDLKWDNGDDWTTEDLDVQLQLAKKTGSSLWGYLDSYEIVDDRTARLVLSGPTNPRIIKFELTNFLVDTKAETHEQWLDKDASEFLRWAWEDPVASGPWSFVSKGRQAFEFERNPEFYNADNINFEKFLIESYGGNTAQQQALISGSEVDGAPSLFCPPEIVDQFPDNVEQVNIPAKWGYGIVFNHDDQHFSKRPVRQAVAHVINREQIVQNAGPRSKFVTDTPCGIAPRDQEYWLDDMKSDFETYGAGDSQTEEATQLLQDAGYSKQGSNWKDENGNTIGGDYFSPAGWTDWTTMTQTVVSQLNQFGFDFSISTKPTNDWFNQYSNSNFSMGSLYWLPGGSRSSFPYFPLYYQLWESEIGGGHNYRDPAQTEQTIPGPDGGEMTITPLDEVEQIARQSTDEDAREYVQRAAWHNHIELPFLGLVSKYEQSWTTSDDWTVAGDDNPNRKVKWPQFWWPHEGDLQYKG, encoded by the coding sequence ATGTCAGCCGACGATGGAAGCGACAGATACGACCACACCGTCAGCCGTCGAAAAATACTGTCAGTCGCGGGGGCGTCCGGCTTAGCCGCCCTCGCGGGATGCAGTAGTGGCGGCGACAGTGGGAGTTCGGACCCGACCGACTCCGGCAACTCGGACGGCTCCGGAACGACCGAGAGCGGTGACACGGTGTACGACGCGACGTACACCAACGCGTACACCGGCAACCCGAACGACCTGCACTTCAACACGTCCGCGATTCAGAACTACCGGTGGCCGGCGGGCCGCTCGGTGTTCGCGCCGTTCCTGAAGTACTCGTTCACCAGCAACGAGTTCGTCCTCGGGGCGCTCAGCGACCTCACGATAGACGACCAGGAGGTGACGCTGACGTTCCGCGAGGACCTGAAGTGGGACAACGGCGACGACTGGACGACCGAGGACCTCGACGTCCAACTGCAGCTAGCGAAGAAGACCGGCAGTTCGCTGTGGGGGTACCTCGACAGCTACGAAATCGTCGACGACCGGACCGCGCGGCTCGTGCTCTCCGGGCCGACGAACCCGCGCATCATCAAGTTCGAGCTCACGAACTTCCTCGTGGACACGAAGGCCGAGACCCACGAGCAGTGGCTCGACAAGGACGCCTCCGAGTTCCTCCGGTGGGCGTGGGAGGACCCGGTCGCCAGCGGTCCGTGGTCGTTCGTCAGCAAGGGTCGACAGGCCTTCGAGTTCGAACGCAACCCCGAGTTCTACAACGCGGACAACATCAACTTCGAGAAGTTCCTCATCGAGAGCTACGGTGGGAACACCGCCCAACAGCAGGCGCTCATCTCGGGGTCGGAGGTCGACGGCGCGCCGAGCCTGTTCTGTCCCCCCGAGATTGTCGACCAGTTCCCGGACAACGTCGAGCAGGTGAACATCCCCGCGAAGTGGGGGTACGGCATCGTGTTCAACCACGACGACCAGCACTTCAGCAAGCGGCCGGTCCGGCAGGCGGTCGCCCACGTCATCAACCGGGAGCAAATCGTCCAGAACGCGGGCCCGCGCTCGAAGTTCGTGACCGACACGCCGTGTGGGATCGCCCCGCGCGACCAGGAGTACTGGCTGGACGACATGAAAAGCGACTTCGAGACGTACGGCGCCGGCGACAGTCAGACCGAGGAAGCCACCCAGCTCCTCCAAGACGCCGGCTACAGCAAACAGGGCAGCAACTGGAAGGACGAGAACGGCAACACCATCGGCGGGGACTACTTCTCGCCGGCGGGCTGGACCGACTGGACGACGATGACGCAGACGGTCGTCAGCCAGCTCAACCAGTTCGGGTTCGACTTCTCCATCAGCACGAAGCCGACCAACGACTGGTTCAACCAGTACTCGAACAGCAACTTCTCGATGGGGAGTCTCTACTGGCTGCCCGGTGGGTCCCGGTCGTCGTTCCCGTACTTCCCGCTGTACTACCAGCTCTGGGAGTCGGAGATCGGCGGCGGTCACAACTACCGCGACCCCGCGCAGACCGAGCAGACGATTCCCGGCCCGGACGGCGGGGAGATGACGATTACGCCGCTGGACGAAGTCGAGCAGATCGCCCGACAGTCCACCGACGAGGACGCCCGAGAGTACGTTCAGCGGGCCGCCTGGCACAACCACATCGAGCTTCCGTTCCTCGGGCTCGTCTCTAAGTACGAGCAGTCGTGGACGACCAGCGACGACTGGACGGTCGCCGGCGACGACAACCCCAACCGCAAGGTGAAGTGGCCGCAGTTCTGGTGGCCCCACGAGGGCGACCTCCAGTACAAAGGTTGA